The stretch of DNA ATCCTATATGTACATCCTGGTTGCCCGGAACCTTGCATCCCAGGCAACCTACGCAAACATCCCTGTCTGTCCTGTTGGCGGGCTGGTGCGAACCCGAGTTGGGTTGGATTTTCGTTTGAGTGGTTTAGCAACTTTCCAATTTGAGTGAACTGCAGGAGGACTACGATGAGTCGCAAAGTTTTGGGATTGTCGGCCGTTTTCGCCATGCTGGCGGGACTGGCTCTGACGGGTGGAAATCAAGTCGAAGCCGGTCTGTTCGGTGGCCACAAAAAGAGCTGTGGATGCTACCAAGAGCAAGGCTGCTTCAAGAAAGTCAAGCACAGCTGGTTCAAGAAGAAGCACCGTAAGAACCGCTGCTGTGGTCCAGTAGACACCTGCTGTGCTCCGGTTGACACCTGCTGCGCCCCGGCCAGCTGCTGTGCTCCGGCTCAATGTGCCCCGGCCCCGACTTGCTGTGCTCCGGCACCGACCTGCGAGCCCGCCTGTGCTCCGGCCACTTGCTGTGCCCCGGCTGCCACTTGCTGTGCCCCAGCGCCCAGCTGTGCAGGATCCTCGGCTGCTCCGCACGTCGAAGATGCTCCTCCGGCCCCGGCTCCGCCGGCCGAAGAAGCCCCGGCCCCGGCTCCCGCTCCGAAACCGGAAGCCTAATCGATTGATCAGAATTGCCGTTCTCTAACGAGCGGCGAAACTGCGACATGGAACCGGACTCAGATCTTTCCGCCTCACCGCGGATGATCGAGTCCGGTTTTTTTGCGCGCTGTAATCACTGTCTCCCATTCCCGCGACAACACCAAACGGCCCCTAGTAGCGGTTGAGGACAGCCTGTTGTATCTTGAAGGTCGATCCAGAAAGTCCAATCCTATGATCTTCTATGGGAATCAAAATCGACATGACCATTCGACACATGATCCTGACCTTGTCTCTGCTGGGTGCTGTTTGGCTGGGGGCCGATCGTATCCAAGCCGCCGAGCCGCCGCGGCCTAACTTTGTCATTTTTATGACTGACGACCAACGCTTTGACGCGCTGAGTTGCGCCGGCAATACGATTCTGCAAACCCCTAACATCGACCGCTTGGCCGCCGAAGGTTTGCGATTCACGAATATGTTCGTCACCAATTCACTCTGCGCTCCAAGCCGCGCGACATTGTTGACCGGACAATACTCTCACACACACGGCGTGCGCGACAACAAGAAAAAACGGATCCCCGCCACGACGCCGATCCTGCCGGAGATCCTCCGCGAGCAGGGTTACGAGGTCGCATTCTGCGGAAAATCCCACGTACGCGGCGCACTGCGTGATCGCAAATGGGATTACTACTTCGGCTTCCAAGGACAGGGAAATTACCTCAAACCGGTGATCGCCGAGGGGGTCGACGGCGAGGATTTGCCCCGCGAAGGGTACATGGACGATGTGGTCACCGGCAAAGCGGTGCAGTGGCTGAAGCGGCGCGATTCGGACAAGCCGTTTTGCCTGTTTGTGTGGTTCAAAGCCCCGCATCGCAGTTGGTTGCGGGCGCGGCGGCATCACGATTTATTCAAAGATGTCGCCATCCCCAAACCAAGCACCTATGACGCCGACCTCAAAGGCATGCCGGGAAAACCGGACGCGTTTCGCAATGCCGATAACCGTATCGGGGATTTTAACGACGTTCGTTCATTAGACGGCTTCGTTAAGGACTACTACGCAACGTTGGTCGCCGTCGATGAGAACGTCGGCCGCGTCTATGACGCGCTCAAAGAGCTCAAAGAACTCGATGACACGGCCATTCTCTATACCTCGGACAATGGGTTTTTCCACGGAGAATGGCGGGCGTTTGACAAACGGTTGATGCACGAACCGTCCATCCGCGTGCCGCTATTGATCCGTTATCCCAAGCAGATAGCAGCGGGCCGCGTCGATGACCGTATGGTGACCAACGTCGACATTGCCCCCACAGTGCTCGATTTGGCCAGCGTGAAAACTCCTGAATCGATGCACGGCCGCAGCACAGTGCCATTGTTCGCCGGAGACAAGGAGACCCCCTGGCGTGATGCTTGGCTGTACGAATACTACGAATTCCCCGGCGCGCACAGTGTCCGCAAACATCGCGGGGTCCGGACCGATCGTTGGAAGTACATTCACTATTTCGCGGAACCGCAGGAATACGAGTTGTATGACCTGCAAGCCGATCCGGATGAAGTGCACAATCTCTACGGGCAACCAGAGCACGAACAAACGGTGCAAATGCTGCGAAAGCGGTTGCTGGAATTACGCCGTGAAACGGGCGATCCCGATTTGCAGTGAATAAAAAAACGGCGGTCGCGATTTCCGAGAATCGCGACCGCCGTGGTCGTTTCGTGGTTGATGCCACAGCTTTGATTTAGGCTTCTTCTTCCTCTTCGCCATCCGCCGGGGCCTCATCGGCGGGATCCGGTAAAATGATGTCGTCTGCCGGAGGTTCAAAGTCGCCAGGTCCGGGTCCCGGGCCACCGGGTCCGCCCATTCCTTGCATCATGGCGATCATCATGGCGGCTTGCATCAACGTTTGATAGTTGATGTCGTTCAAGCCTGCCATGTCGATCACGACGTCAGCACCGGCTTGTTCGGTGCTGATACCGGCCAACATCTTTTGCACTTCTTTCAGAACCGGCAACATCATTGAGGCGGGTCCCCCGGGAGGTGCAGCTTCCATTTGTTTCAACTGAGCATCCAACCCGGTGCTCGCCTCCTGTACGGATTGCGTGATCGCTTTCGCAAACTCACCAGCCGCCTGTTCGTCGACCAACGAAATGGTGGATTGCACGCGGATGTCCGGCGAGATTGTCGCCCGAACGACAGCCATATCCAATTGCTCGGGAAGTTTCTCATAGGGTGTCCCGGCAGCACGATCCGTCTGGGAGGCTGCCATTTCGCGCAATTGGTCATTCACTTTCACCAACAACACAAGATCAGACGAAGCGTCGACTTTGGCTAAGGCTTCGGTCAACGGTGTTTTCACAGAACCTTTGCCATCAATCAACTTTTTGATGACCGCTTCATCCTGCGCCACGATGGCGGTCGTCTCATCGGCTAACAGCACGTACGAGTCGGTAGCCTGCGGTTTCGGCGGCTCGAACGGAGAGGGTTCGGCTGCGTCATCCCCTTCAGCCGGCTTCGCTGGGACCGCATGATAAAAGGTGGTCCCGGCATACTCGACATCGACCAAT from Symmachiella dynata encodes:
- a CDS encoding sulfatase: MTIRHMILTLSLLGAVWLGADRIQAAEPPRPNFVIFMTDDQRFDALSCAGNTILQTPNIDRLAAEGLRFTNMFVTNSLCAPSRATLLTGQYSHTHGVRDNKKKRIPATTPILPEILREQGYEVAFCGKSHVRGALRDRKWDYYFGFQGQGNYLKPVIAEGVDGEDLPREGYMDDVVTGKAVQWLKRRDSDKPFCLFVWFKAPHRSWLRARRHHDLFKDVAIPKPSTYDADLKGMPGKPDAFRNADNRIGDFNDVRSLDGFVKDYYATLVAVDENVGRVYDALKELKELDDTAILYTSDNGFFHGEWRAFDKRLMHEPSIRVPLLIRYPKQIAAGRVDDRMVTNVDIAPTVLDLASVKTPESMHGRSTVPLFAGDKETPWRDAWLYEYYEFPGAHSVRKHRGVRTDRWKYIHYFAEPQEYELYDLQADPDEVHNLYGQPEHEQTVQMLRKRLLELRRETGDPDLQ